The following proteins are co-located in the Chlorogloeopsis sp. ULAP01 genome:
- a CDS encoding cyanophycinase, producing MAEDGSKRQLVIIGGAEDKEGDCQILREFVRRAGGTKARIVIMTAATELPREVGENYIRVFERLGAEDARIIDTETREDASSSTALEAVSKATGIFFTGGDQARITSILKDTDLDEAIHKRFSEGAVIGGTSAGAAVMPDVMIVEGDSETNPRIEIVDMGPGMAFLPGVVIDQHFSQRGRLGRLISALAQQPAVLGFGIDENTAMVVTDNQIEVIGEGSVTIVDESEAIHSNVEEILRDEALAICGARLHILPHGYKFDLKTRKPILNGQQQSVPNASVPAQSVSA from the coding sequence ATGGCAGAGGATGGAAGCAAACGGCAGTTAGTAATTATTGGGGGAGCAGAAGATAAAGAGGGAGATTGCCAAATTCTACGGGAGTTTGTGCGTCGGGCTGGAGGTACAAAGGCGCGAATTGTGATTATGACGGCAGCAACAGAGCTACCTAGAGAAGTGGGAGAAAATTATATTAGAGTTTTCGAGCGCTTGGGGGCAGAGGATGCTCGCATAATTGATACAGAAACCCGTGAGGATGCTTCTTCATCTACTGCTCTAGAAGCAGTGAGTAAGGCAACTGGAATATTTTTCACTGGTGGTGACCAAGCTCGCATTACTAGTATCCTTAAGGATACCGACCTTGACGAGGCTATTCACAAACGCTTTTCAGAAGGTGCAGTGATCGGAGGCACAAGCGCGGGAGCTGCGGTAATGCCAGACGTGATGATTGTAGAAGGCGATTCTGAAACCAACCCTCGAATAGAAATTGTAGATATGGGCCCAGGTATGGCTTTTCTGCCTGGAGTGGTAATTGACCAACATTTTTCCCAACGTGGACGCTTGGGACGCCTGATTTCTGCTTTAGCACAGCAGCCTGCCGTGTTAGGATTTGGTATTGATGAAAATACTGCTATGGTGGTCACTGATAATCAGATTGAAGTGATCGGAGAAGGCTCTGTCACAATTGTGGATGAATCAGAGGCAATACATAGCAATGTTGAGGAGATTTTGAGAGATGAAGCTTTGGCAATATGCGGAGCTAGACTTCATATTTTGCCTCATGGCTATAAATTTGACTTGAAAACCCGTAAACCGATCCTGAATGGGCAGCAGCAGTCTGTACCAAATGCTTCTGTACCTGCTCAATCAGTAAGTGCTTAA
- a CDS encoding acetate--CoA ligase family protein — protein MVQQKSTDTVRVNARKTDAFDIFNFKHYIGPNPYLDTGALVFDFNLTENWRPLPIEDYVSIISDRHPQLSQQTYESYAQLFARTVAEVGKLDMDLHLDRWSIKPNGKYVKIAVQSLHEPTTRAVVYFVWDWFEAITQKEDVVFEQQLRVLQRRFRQSVYGGPTIYALLRTAHQKGIPTFYLWEEGLMQYGYGKKQVRGIATTFDSDSHLDSDFTTRKDDCKAFLGSLGFPVPKGDIVVSEKEALVVAKKIGYPVAVKPVIGHKGIGVTADVQDEDELKSAYNRAFEAIPENERIRIIVEKSIRGKDYRLLCVNGKFVAATERRPASIVGDGYSTIDELIERENRKPARLDTPTSPMSRIQRDEAMELYLEEQGLSLDSVIERDRTVYLRKVANLSAGGVSIDATRTLHPDNIVLAQDVAQHFRLVCLGIDVIAENLAQSWKESSFAILEINAAPGVLMHLNPAVGESVDVPSHILETFFEAGADARIPIITFNQISVHELQETIDHILSLHPDWTIGAICRDGVFINRSKKFLHEDYNSNVQTLLRNPKLDLLIAEYEQDTLEEEGMFYYGSNMVVLNNPTEIEMMLVRDVIDGSTVVIKKEDNIFIQRQGLIEEYTLGEDEPFTRVYLKEINTVL, from the coding sequence ATGGTTCAACAGAAAAGCACTGATACAGTCCGGGTTAATGCCAGAAAAACTGATGCTTTTGATATTTTCAACTTTAAGCATTACATTGGGCCAAACCCATACTTAGATACAGGAGCATTAGTATTTGATTTTAATTTGACTGAGAATTGGCGACCTCTGCCCATAGAAGATTATGTATCAATTATTAGCGATCGCCACCCACAACTAAGCCAACAAACCTATGAGTCTTACGCCCAGCTATTTGCCCGTACGGTAGCGGAAGTAGGAAAGCTGGATATGGATTTGCACCTAGATCGCTGGAGCATTAAACCAAACGGGAAGTATGTCAAAATTGCTGTGCAATCGCTACACGAACCTACAACACGAGCTGTAGTTTACTTTGTTTGGGACTGGTTTGAAGCGATTACTCAAAAAGAAGATGTTGTCTTTGAACAACAATTACGAGTGCTGCAAAGAAGATTTCGCCAGTCTGTGTATGGCGGGCCGACAATTTACGCCTTATTGCGAACTGCTCACCAAAAAGGTATTCCCACCTTTTATCTGTGGGAAGAAGGATTAATGCAGTACGGTTATGGGAAAAAACAAGTTCGTGGCATAGCGACAACATTTGATAGCGATAGTCATTTAGATTCTGACTTTACCACTCGTAAAGATGACTGCAAAGCATTTTTGGGAAGTTTGGGTTTTCCGGTACCCAAGGGTGATATTGTTGTTTCTGAAAAAGAAGCTCTAGTTGTCGCAAAAAAAATAGGCTATCCTGTTGCAGTCAAACCTGTAATCGGTCATAAGGGAATCGGTGTTACTGCCGATGTCCAAGACGAAGATGAGCTAAAATCTGCTTATAACAGAGCATTTGAGGCAATCCCAGAGAACGAACGGATTCGGATTATTGTCGAAAAAAGTATTCGCGGTAAAGATTACCGCTTATTGTGCGTCAACGGTAAATTTGTTGCGGCTACCGAACGTCGTCCCGCCTCAATTGTCGGTGATGGATACTCAACAATTGACGAGCTAATCGAACGGGAAAATCGAAAACCTGCTCGCTTAGATACACCTACCTCGCCCATGAGTAGAATTCAGCGTGATGAGGCGATGGAACTTTACCTTGAAGAGCAGGGTTTGTCATTGGACAGCGTTATTGAAAGAGATCGTACTGTTTATCTTCGCAAAGTCGCTAATCTCTCGGCAGGCGGTGTGAGCATTGACGCAACACGTACTCTTCATCCTGACAATATTGTCTTAGCGCAAGACGTTGCCCAACACTTCCGATTAGTTTGCTTGGGAATTGATGTTATTGCTGAAAATCTTGCTCAATCCTGGAAAGAAAGTAGCTTTGCAATTTTGGAAATCAATGCAGCTCCTGGTGTTTTGATGCATCTAAATCCTGCTGTCGGTGAAAGCGTAGATGTACCTTCCCATATTTTGGAAACCTTTTTTGAGGCAGGTGCTGATGCCAGGATACCAATTATTACCTTTAATCAAATCTCTGTTCACGAACTTCAAGAAACTATTGACCATATTTTGTCATTGCATCCAGACTGGACAATAGGTGCTATTTGTCGTGATGGAGTTTTTATTAATCGGTCAAAAAAATTTTTGCATGAGGATTACAATAGCAATGTCCAAACTTTGCTACGTAATCCCAAGCTAGACTTGCTAATCGCTGAGTATGAGCAAGACACTTTGGAAGAAGAAGGTATGTTTTACTACGGTAGTAATATGGTAGTTCTAAATAATCCCACTGAAATCGAGATGATGCTGGTGCGGGATGTCATTGATGGCTCAACTGTAGTAATTAAAAAAGAAGATAATATTTTCATTCAGCGCCAAGGTTTGATAGAAGAATACACACTCGGAGAAGATGAACCGTTTACAAGGGTGTATCTCAAGGAAATTAATACGGTTTTGTGA